The proteins below are encoded in one region of Anguilla anguilla isolate fAngAng1 chromosome 3, fAngAng1.pri, whole genome shotgun sequence:
- the si:ch211-200p22.4 gene encoding phosphatidylinositol-binding clathrin assembly protein isoform X1, whose protein sequence is MSGQSITDRIAAAQHSMTGSAISKAVCKATTHEVSGPKKKHLDYLIHCTSELNVSIPQLADTLFERTANSSWVVVFKALITTHHLMMYGNERLIQYLASRNTLFNLSNFLDKGALQGYDMSTFIRRYSRYLNEKALSYRLVAVDFTKMKRGTEGVMRTMNTEKLIKTLPIIQNQLDALLDFQANPNELTNGVINAAFMLLFKDSIRLFAAYNEGVINLLEKYFDMKKNQCKDALDIYKKFLYRMTKLSEFLKVAEQVGIDQGDIPDLTQAPSSLLEALEQHLASLEGKKTKEFSAASRASTLSNAVSSLSNTGMSFSRMDEKEKQQALEEEQARLQSLKDQRLKEIGIQTPSASPSAQSVGSTNSHSAAMDLFSNSTVPPSANSVPNLSSDLFDLQPAFVPTVQSTPSISTAGTSAWGGLETQHATNTAALAAMNVDFDAVFGTKVANNDVKPAAAGFDALGEVLKPSVPVQSQPPPMPVHSGSKLLDNDLDSSLANLVGNLQFGGTPAKNLLFGAPTFRPDMQWTQQGEKKLTGGTNWQSKTMSTTTAWNPGPMGPTPMPVPHMNGMFYTGYAPAPMAFPIATPQVPVYGMVPPQMGQMGGVQMMAPQPMMYNQPVLRPTNPFAPIPGAQMQFM, encoded by the exons ATGTCGGGGCAGAGTATCACCGATCGGATCGCAGCGGCTCAGCACAGCATGACTGGATCGGCTATCAGCAAAGCAGTGTGCAAGGCTACGACACATGAAGTCAGCGGACCCAAAAAGAAACATCTGGATT ACCTGATCCACTGCACCAGCGAGCTGAATGTGAGCATCCCCCAGCTGGCGGACACGCTGTTTGAGAGGACCGCCAACAGCAGCTGGGTGGTGGTCTTCAAGGCCCTCATCACCACTCACCACCTCATGATGTACGGCAACGAG CGCCTTATCCAGTACCTGGCCTCTAGAAACACACTCTTTAACCTGAGCAACTTCCTGGATAAAGGTGCTCTGCAAG GTTATGACATGTCCACCTTCATCAGACGCTACAGCAGGTATCTGAATGAGAAGGCGCTGTCCTACAGGCTGGTGGCTGTGGACTTCACCAAGATGAAGAGGGG CACTGAAGGAGTGATGCGCACCATGAACACGGAGAAGCTGATCAAGACCCTGCCCATCATCCAGAACCAGCTGGATGCGCTGCTGGACTTCCAG GCAAATCCCAACGAGCTGACCAATGGGGTGATCAACGCTGCCTTCATGCTGCTTTTCAAGGACTCCATCCGCCTCTTCGCCGCCTACAACGAGGGCGTCATCAACCTGCTGG agAAATATTTTGATATGAAGAAGAACCAGTGCAAAGACGCTCTGGACATTTACAAGAAATTTCTGTACAGGATGACCAAGTTGTCAGAGTTCCTGAAAGTGGCCGAG CAAGTTGGGATTGATCAGGGTGACATCCCAGATCTCACGCAG GCTCCCAGCAGCCTCCTGGAGGCCCTGGAGCAGCACCTGGCTTCTCTGGAGGGCAAGAAGACCAAGGAGTTCTCTGCGGCCAGCAG GGCCAGCACCCTGTCCAACGCCGTGTCCTCGCTGTCCAACACGGGCATGTCCTTCAGCCGCATGGACGAGAAGGAGAAGCagcaggccctggaggaggagcaggcccGGCTGCAGTCCCTCAAG GACCAGCGTTTGAAGGAGATTGGCATTCAGACGCCCTCGGCCTCCCCCAGCGCCCAGTCCGTCGGCAGCACCAACAGCCACAGCGCCGCCATGGACCTCTTCTCCAACTCCACCGTGCCCCCGTCTGCCAACAG cgTGCCAAACCTCAGCAGCGACCTGTTCGACCTCCAGCCTGCCTTCGTCCCCACGGTGCAGAGCACGCCGTCCATATCCACCGCAGGCACCAGCGCCTGGGGAG GTCTGGAGACCCAGCACGCCACAAACACCGCTGCCCTGGCAGCAATGAATGTAGATTTCGATGCCGTTTTTGGGACTAAAGTTGCCAATAACGATGTGAAGCCTGCAgcagctg gtTTCGATGCTTTAGGGGAAGTGCTGAAGCCCTCGGTGCCTGTGCAGAGCCAGCCCCCCCCTATGCCTGTGCACTCGGGGAGCAAACTGCTGGACAATGACCTGGACTCCTCCCTGGCCAACCTCGTGGGCA ATCTGCAGTTTGGGGGAACACCAGCCAAAAA TTTGTTGTTTGGTGCGCCCACGTTCAGACCCGACATGCAGTGGACCCAGCAGGGCGAGAAGAAGCTGACCGGAGGCACCAACTGGCAGTCTAAGACCATGAGCACCACCACGGCCTGGAACCCGGGGCCCATGGGCCCCACGCCTATGCCTGTGCCACACATG AATGGAATGTTCTATACTGGTTAT
- the si:ch211-200p22.4 gene encoding phosphatidylinositol-binding clathrin assembly protein isoform X3, with translation MSGQSITDRIAAAQHSMTGSAISKAVCKATTHEVSGPKKKHLDYLIHCTSELNVSIPQLADTLFERTANSSWVVVFKALITTHHLMMYGNERLIQYLASRNTLFNLSNFLDKGALQGYDMSTFIRRYSRYLNEKALSYRLVAVDFTKMKRGTEGVMRTMNTEKLIKTLPIIQNQLDALLDFQANPNELTNGVINAAFMLLFKDSIRLFAAYNEGVINLLEKYFDMKKNQCKDALDIYKKFLYRMTKLSEFLKVAEQVGIDQGDIPDLTQAPSSLLEALEQHLASLEGKKTKEFSAASRASTLSNAVSSLSNTGMSFSRMDEKEKQQALEEEQARLQSLKDQRLKEIGIQTPSASPSAQSVGSTNSHSAAMDLFSNSTVPPSANSVPNLSSDLFDLQPAFVPTVQSTPSISTAGTSAWGGLETQHATNTAALAAMNVDFDAVFGTKVANNDVKPAAAGFDALGEVLKPSVPVQSQPPPMPVHSGSKLLDNDLDSSLANLVGNLQFGGTPAKKPDMQWTQQGEKKLTGGTNWQSKTMSTTTAWNPGPMGPTPMPVPHMNGMFYTGYAPAPMAFPIATPQVPVYGMVPPQMGQMGGVQMMAPQPMMYNQPVLRPTNPFAPIPGAQMQFM, from the exons ATGTCGGGGCAGAGTATCACCGATCGGATCGCAGCGGCTCAGCACAGCATGACTGGATCGGCTATCAGCAAAGCAGTGTGCAAGGCTACGACACATGAAGTCAGCGGACCCAAAAAGAAACATCTGGATT ACCTGATCCACTGCACCAGCGAGCTGAATGTGAGCATCCCCCAGCTGGCGGACACGCTGTTTGAGAGGACCGCCAACAGCAGCTGGGTGGTGGTCTTCAAGGCCCTCATCACCACTCACCACCTCATGATGTACGGCAACGAG CGCCTTATCCAGTACCTGGCCTCTAGAAACACACTCTTTAACCTGAGCAACTTCCTGGATAAAGGTGCTCTGCAAG GTTATGACATGTCCACCTTCATCAGACGCTACAGCAGGTATCTGAATGAGAAGGCGCTGTCCTACAGGCTGGTGGCTGTGGACTTCACCAAGATGAAGAGGGG CACTGAAGGAGTGATGCGCACCATGAACACGGAGAAGCTGATCAAGACCCTGCCCATCATCCAGAACCAGCTGGATGCGCTGCTGGACTTCCAG GCAAATCCCAACGAGCTGACCAATGGGGTGATCAACGCTGCCTTCATGCTGCTTTTCAAGGACTCCATCCGCCTCTTCGCCGCCTACAACGAGGGCGTCATCAACCTGCTGG agAAATATTTTGATATGAAGAAGAACCAGTGCAAAGACGCTCTGGACATTTACAAGAAATTTCTGTACAGGATGACCAAGTTGTCAGAGTTCCTGAAAGTGGCCGAG CAAGTTGGGATTGATCAGGGTGACATCCCAGATCTCACGCAG GCTCCCAGCAGCCTCCTGGAGGCCCTGGAGCAGCACCTGGCTTCTCTGGAGGGCAAGAAGACCAAGGAGTTCTCTGCGGCCAGCAG GGCCAGCACCCTGTCCAACGCCGTGTCCTCGCTGTCCAACACGGGCATGTCCTTCAGCCGCATGGACGAGAAGGAGAAGCagcaggccctggaggaggagcaggcccGGCTGCAGTCCCTCAAG GACCAGCGTTTGAAGGAGATTGGCATTCAGACGCCCTCGGCCTCCCCCAGCGCCCAGTCCGTCGGCAGCACCAACAGCCACAGCGCCGCCATGGACCTCTTCTCCAACTCCACCGTGCCCCCGTCTGCCAACAG cgTGCCAAACCTCAGCAGCGACCTGTTCGACCTCCAGCCTGCCTTCGTCCCCACGGTGCAGAGCACGCCGTCCATATCCACCGCAGGCACCAGCGCCTGGGGAG GTCTGGAGACCCAGCACGCCACAAACACCGCTGCCCTGGCAGCAATGAATGTAGATTTCGATGCCGTTTTTGGGACTAAAGTTGCCAATAACGATGTGAAGCCTGCAgcagctg gtTTCGATGCTTTAGGGGAAGTGCTGAAGCCCTCGGTGCCTGTGCAGAGCCAGCCCCCCCCTATGCCTGTGCACTCGGGGAGCAAACTGCTGGACAATGACCTGGACTCCTCCCTGGCCAACCTCGTGGGCA ATCTGCAGTTTGGGGGAACACCAGCCAAAAA ACCCGACATGCAGTGGACCCAGCAGGGCGAGAAGAAGCTGACCGGAGGCACCAACTGGCAGTCTAAGACCATGAGCACCACCACGGCCTGGAACCCGGGGCCCATGGGCCCCACGCCTATGCCTGTGCCACACATG AATGGAATGTTCTATACTGGTTAT
- the si:ch211-200p22.4 gene encoding phosphatidylinositol-binding clathrin assembly protein isoform X4 — translation MSGQSITDRIAAAQHSMTGSAISKAVCKATTHEVSGPKKKHLDYLIHCTSELNVSIPQLADTLFERTANSSWVVVFKALITTHHLMMYGNERLIQYLASRNTLFNLSNFLDKGALQGYDMSTFIRRYSRYLNEKALSYRLVAVDFTKMKRGTEGVMRTMNTEKLIKTLPIIQNQLDALLDFQANPNELTNGVINAAFMLLFKDSIRLFAAYNEGVINLLEKYFDMKKNQCKDALDIYKKFLYRMTKLSEFLKVAEAPSSLLEALEQHLASLEGKKTKEFSAASRASTLSNAVSSLSNTGMSFSRMDEKEKQQALEEEQARLQSLKDQRLKEIGIQTPSASPSAQSVGSTNSHSAAMDLFSNSTVPPSANSVPNLSSDLFDLQPAFVPTVQSTPSISTAGTSAWGGLETQHATNTAALAAMNVDFDAVFGTKVANNDVKPAAAGFDALGEVLKPSVPVQSQPPPMPVHSGSKLLDNDLDSSLANLVGNLQFGGTPAKNLLFGAPTFRPDMQWTQQGEKKLTGGTNWQSKTMSTTTAWNPGPMGPTPMPVPHMNGMFYTGYAPAPMAFPIATPQVPVYGMVPPQMGQMGGVQMMAPQPMMYNQPVLRPTNPFAPIPGAQMQFM, via the exons ATGTCGGGGCAGAGTATCACCGATCGGATCGCAGCGGCTCAGCACAGCATGACTGGATCGGCTATCAGCAAAGCAGTGTGCAAGGCTACGACACATGAAGTCAGCGGACCCAAAAAGAAACATCTGGATT ACCTGATCCACTGCACCAGCGAGCTGAATGTGAGCATCCCCCAGCTGGCGGACACGCTGTTTGAGAGGACCGCCAACAGCAGCTGGGTGGTGGTCTTCAAGGCCCTCATCACCACTCACCACCTCATGATGTACGGCAACGAG CGCCTTATCCAGTACCTGGCCTCTAGAAACACACTCTTTAACCTGAGCAACTTCCTGGATAAAGGTGCTCTGCAAG GTTATGACATGTCCACCTTCATCAGACGCTACAGCAGGTATCTGAATGAGAAGGCGCTGTCCTACAGGCTGGTGGCTGTGGACTTCACCAAGATGAAGAGGGG CACTGAAGGAGTGATGCGCACCATGAACACGGAGAAGCTGATCAAGACCCTGCCCATCATCCAGAACCAGCTGGATGCGCTGCTGGACTTCCAG GCAAATCCCAACGAGCTGACCAATGGGGTGATCAACGCTGCCTTCATGCTGCTTTTCAAGGACTCCATCCGCCTCTTCGCCGCCTACAACGAGGGCGTCATCAACCTGCTGG agAAATATTTTGATATGAAGAAGAACCAGTGCAAAGACGCTCTGGACATTTACAAGAAATTTCTGTACAGGATGACCAAGTTGTCAGAGTTCCTGAAAGTGGCCGAG GCTCCCAGCAGCCTCCTGGAGGCCCTGGAGCAGCACCTGGCTTCTCTGGAGGGCAAGAAGACCAAGGAGTTCTCTGCGGCCAGCAG GGCCAGCACCCTGTCCAACGCCGTGTCCTCGCTGTCCAACACGGGCATGTCCTTCAGCCGCATGGACGAGAAGGAGAAGCagcaggccctggaggaggagcaggcccGGCTGCAGTCCCTCAAG GACCAGCGTTTGAAGGAGATTGGCATTCAGACGCCCTCGGCCTCCCCCAGCGCCCAGTCCGTCGGCAGCACCAACAGCCACAGCGCCGCCATGGACCTCTTCTCCAACTCCACCGTGCCCCCGTCTGCCAACAG cgTGCCAAACCTCAGCAGCGACCTGTTCGACCTCCAGCCTGCCTTCGTCCCCACGGTGCAGAGCACGCCGTCCATATCCACCGCAGGCACCAGCGCCTGGGGAG GTCTGGAGACCCAGCACGCCACAAACACCGCTGCCCTGGCAGCAATGAATGTAGATTTCGATGCCGTTTTTGGGACTAAAGTTGCCAATAACGATGTGAAGCCTGCAgcagctg gtTTCGATGCTTTAGGGGAAGTGCTGAAGCCCTCGGTGCCTGTGCAGAGCCAGCCCCCCCCTATGCCTGTGCACTCGGGGAGCAAACTGCTGGACAATGACCTGGACTCCTCCCTGGCCAACCTCGTGGGCA ATCTGCAGTTTGGGGGAACACCAGCCAAAAA TTTGTTGTTTGGTGCGCCCACGTTCAGACCCGACATGCAGTGGACCCAGCAGGGCGAGAAGAAGCTGACCGGAGGCACCAACTGGCAGTCTAAGACCATGAGCACCACCACGGCCTGGAACCCGGGGCCCATGGGCCCCACGCCTATGCCTGTGCCACACATG AATGGAATGTTCTATACTGGTTAT
- the si:ch211-200p22.4 gene encoding phosphatidylinositol-binding clathrin assembly protein isoform X2: MSGQSITDRIAAAQHSMTGSAISKAVCKATTHEVSGPKKKHLDYLIHCTSELNVSIPQLADTLFERTANSSWVVVFKALITTHHLMMYGNERLIQYLASRNTLFNLSNFLDKGALQGYDMSTFIRRYSRYLNEKALSYRLVAVDFTKMKRGTEGVMRTMNTEKLIKTLPIIQNQLDALLDFQANPNELTNGVINAAFMLLFKDSIRLFAAYNEGVINLLEKYFDMKKNQCKDALDIYKKFLYRMTKLSEFLKVAEQVGIDQGDIPDLTQAPSSLLEALEQHLASLEGKKTKEFSAASRASTLSNAVSSLSNTGMSFSRMDEKEKQQALEEEQARLQSLKDQRLKEIGIQTPSASPSAQSVGSTNSHSAAMDLFSNSTVPPSANSVPNLSSDLFDLQPAFVPTVQSTPSISTAGTSAWGGLETQHATNTAALAAMNVDFDAVFGTKVANNDVKPAAAGFDALGEVLKPSVPVQSQPPPMPVHSGSKLLDNDLDSSLANLVGNLQFGGTPAKNLLFGAPTFRPDMQWTQQGEKKLTGGTNWQSKTMSTTTAWNPGPMGPTPMPVPHMAPAPMAFPIATPQVPVYGMVPPQMGQMGGVQMMAPQPMMYNQPVLRPTNPFAPIPGAQMQFM, encoded by the exons ATGTCGGGGCAGAGTATCACCGATCGGATCGCAGCGGCTCAGCACAGCATGACTGGATCGGCTATCAGCAAAGCAGTGTGCAAGGCTACGACACATGAAGTCAGCGGACCCAAAAAGAAACATCTGGATT ACCTGATCCACTGCACCAGCGAGCTGAATGTGAGCATCCCCCAGCTGGCGGACACGCTGTTTGAGAGGACCGCCAACAGCAGCTGGGTGGTGGTCTTCAAGGCCCTCATCACCACTCACCACCTCATGATGTACGGCAACGAG CGCCTTATCCAGTACCTGGCCTCTAGAAACACACTCTTTAACCTGAGCAACTTCCTGGATAAAGGTGCTCTGCAAG GTTATGACATGTCCACCTTCATCAGACGCTACAGCAGGTATCTGAATGAGAAGGCGCTGTCCTACAGGCTGGTGGCTGTGGACTTCACCAAGATGAAGAGGGG CACTGAAGGAGTGATGCGCACCATGAACACGGAGAAGCTGATCAAGACCCTGCCCATCATCCAGAACCAGCTGGATGCGCTGCTGGACTTCCAG GCAAATCCCAACGAGCTGACCAATGGGGTGATCAACGCTGCCTTCATGCTGCTTTTCAAGGACTCCATCCGCCTCTTCGCCGCCTACAACGAGGGCGTCATCAACCTGCTGG agAAATATTTTGATATGAAGAAGAACCAGTGCAAAGACGCTCTGGACATTTACAAGAAATTTCTGTACAGGATGACCAAGTTGTCAGAGTTCCTGAAAGTGGCCGAG CAAGTTGGGATTGATCAGGGTGACATCCCAGATCTCACGCAG GCTCCCAGCAGCCTCCTGGAGGCCCTGGAGCAGCACCTGGCTTCTCTGGAGGGCAAGAAGACCAAGGAGTTCTCTGCGGCCAGCAG GGCCAGCACCCTGTCCAACGCCGTGTCCTCGCTGTCCAACACGGGCATGTCCTTCAGCCGCATGGACGAGAAGGAGAAGCagcaggccctggaggaggagcaggcccGGCTGCAGTCCCTCAAG GACCAGCGTTTGAAGGAGATTGGCATTCAGACGCCCTCGGCCTCCCCCAGCGCCCAGTCCGTCGGCAGCACCAACAGCCACAGCGCCGCCATGGACCTCTTCTCCAACTCCACCGTGCCCCCGTCTGCCAACAG cgTGCCAAACCTCAGCAGCGACCTGTTCGACCTCCAGCCTGCCTTCGTCCCCACGGTGCAGAGCACGCCGTCCATATCCACCGCAGGCACCAGCGCCTGGGGAG GTCTGGAGACCCAGCACGCCACAAACACCGCTGCCCTGGCAGCAATGAATGTAGATTTCGATGCCGTTTTTGGGACTAAAGTTGCCAATAACGATGTGAAGCCTGCAgcagctg gtTTCGATGCTTTAGGGGAAGTGCTGAAGCCCTCGGTGCCTGTGCAGAGCCAGCCCCCCCCTATGCCTGTGCACTCGGGGAGCAAACTGCTGGACAATGACCTGGACTCCTCCCTGGCCAACCTCGTGGGCA ATCTGCAGTTTGGGGGAACACCAGCCAAAAA TTTGTTGTTTGGTGCGCCCACGTTCAGACCCGACATGCAGTGGACCCAGCAGGGCGAGAAGAAGCTGACCGGAGGCACCAACTGGCAGTCTAAGACCATGAGCACCACCACGGCCTGGAACCCGGGGCCCATGGGCCCCACGCCTATGCCTGTGCCACACATG